In Nymphaea colorata isolate Beijing-Zhang1983 chromosome 10, ASM883128v2, whole genome shotgun sequence, the genomic stretch GTCCCAGCTTTAACATGGTATCCTAGAGGATGTCAAGAGAAGTATTATACAGTTGAGACAAAACGGCCCCGCCAGACATAATTCTCCACAATTCAAACTCGCGTGATGATTTTTGGAGTCTTAAATGCCATGAAAAGAGCTTCGCATTGCCCGGAGATGACAATAGATGCAAGTGGTCATGTCTCGATTCCCAATAGCGGTTTCTCTACTGTCATGTATGATTAAACTGAAGGCCGTTCATTAGACATATGGCGAATGAGAACAGTTAAAGAGCATCCGAGATTGGTTCATGCTCCTgctttactttctttttattctttcttttttcatatcctttttttttttgaaaaaaattactttgaATTCGATCcattattgacatccctaaacaAATCGATTGAGTCAACATGATTATATCAACATGGTCTTTTCGAAGACATGCAATAAAATTGGAACATAGTTATACACGATGCAAACATTCTAATCAACAGTTTGAAGTTACCCTCCTCCATTTATGTGGATTGCATTAAAAGTCTATATATTACTTGAGCCAATGGCACTCTGTTGGAGCCACAAGGAACATGGTCTGCAGTTCGGTCAGCCTTTGGAACCACCCAGTCTAAGCAAACCATGCCCACCCATTCGATGGGTCCAAAAAGATATCAGTGGGCCCTTGAGTGCAATGTTTTTCTAATTCATTATCCCACAAAAATCTCTCCCCCTATTTAAAATCATTCAATGCCCTACACATCTCCAGGTTGAGTTTGACCGTTTCCAcgaatatacatacatacatatacatacatatatacatattagatACAGCATGATTCTAATCGACGAGCTTTTTCATGTTATGTATATAGTTTCAAATCAATGCTTCCCAACCTTATAATTTagaattaagaagaaaaatcaaaattgctAAGAAAGAGCATAGAGTATTTGGTTTACTGGCTGTACTAAATGCCCTCGAAGTTTATAATTTTCTACGTATTTAGTTGATCTGAATCTGACCCCAGTATCTTTAACATATCATCATCTTATAATATAAAGCCAATGAGATGTTGTCTTTTCTTTAAATGCAGAAACCTTTTAAGCTCCGATGCTTAAACTGGGTCACCATTTCTTTTATTACTGCAGAGGGAACTAAAGAGGTGAAATTTCACGCGTTTGCAtacaaacatgaaaagtttcCACCTGCATTAGAATGTGAAGGATAAGATGTTGGAAGGACAATCCGCTTCGGATTCAATGATTACTTTCTCTGAAAAGTTTTCCCcgtcaaacatggaaaaaattcACTTCCTCGATTGAGTTCACTACAAGGAAAAGGTCAAGCTGAAACGGTGCTGCCACTCTTCACATCTCTTTCTTGTCTCAAGCTTTCCCATCTGATAAGATCACTAGTGTTATTGTGATAAAGAACAGATCTTTTGACCAAGCAGCGGGACAAAGTCAAAGGTTATCTGGGTAGTGGCGAGGGCTAGGTTTTATGagactcgagctcaagctcaagcctGGAGAGCCCAGTAGGTCCGGACCATGGAACCTTTGGGTTTGCTTATGGCACTCTCAAACTGTCACACATTGGCCGgaaaaagaaatcattttcCGGCAAGTCAGAATTTAAAGCcatcaaagaaaaagagagaaatagttaacgaaaaaggaaaattgagggaagccaataaaaaaaataaaaagatatttcaatttttatttttgaagggCGGAAGAGGCGCAGAAAAGAGAGGGGTGAGTTTCATACGTTTCTGTAACCAacagactgagagagagagagagagagaaaagagagagagagcaagaagaggaagaaggaaaaaacagagGCAAGGAAAGAATCCCGTCTCCTCTGTTGGCTGTAGTGTGGTGAGAGCACTGGCTAGAAGAGCATCCTTTCTACCTAAGTTTCCCGAAGCCCGGAGTTTAGCGGTTTTTCCGGCGGTGGACGCCTCTCTGAGTCTGTTTCTTTCTCTGTGTTGCCCTCTTCAGAAGGGGAGAGGATTGAACGCCTCCTGATTCCCAAAGAGGTCACGTTTTCTCGGTTTCTCTTTTGGGTTATCGGTTTCGTAAATTCTGACgtaggttttttgttttttggggcGAAGGGGAAAGTGGGGAGGAAGTTTGGGTGGGTTTAGGTTTTCTTCTGGGGGAAGGGGAGTAGCGGATAGAGGGCGGGGAAGTGTGTTCGGTTTTCCTCTTGGCTTGGGCATCCGATTTTTGTTTTTCGGGGTAATCGTTGGGTTATTgacttgtctttctttctttttgtctttctcgTTGTTTATCCTCTGGAGGTTGCATCCTGTTTGGTTTCTTTTGGACGACTTTCCCTTCTACTCGCATGGTTTCTTTTAGGGTTTTCTAgtttttagtttaattttggTACTGGCTTGCCGGATTTTAGGGTTTCTTCCGCCACTCTTCTCTTGTGGTTCATCGAGAACGGCTGTTAGGCCGTTCTCGCTCGCAAAGAGAATTGCCCTTCTGAGTTTTGGGGCAATGGGTGGATTGCGCGGCGGTTTGTAGCTATGGCATTGCTGGAAAATGAAGGTGTTGGGGTTTAGATTCGTGGGGTTGGTTTTTTGACGATCTGCCGGGTGTGGTAGCGCATTCCTCATCGTTTCTCTTCATCTACATCAGGCTCGGTTTCCAGGCATGCTTTCCCTGCCCTGGTTAATGTGGGGAAGATTTCTGATTCGGTGAAGAGTTGTGTTGTTCCGTGTTACTAAGTTGATGCAAGATTTGGCGTTGGAAGGAGGAATTTATTGCCGGAAAAGTGGAAACTGTAGATACTTAGATAAGTTGGGTTGCTTTGCTGATTCATCGAATTCATACGTACCTCTATGTAAAGAAGAATTCATCAGGCTCTCTCCATTTCCAGTATCGTCACTCCTCCACCTAGGCACGAGGAGATGATATTAATGTCATTGTTGTCAGAAGGAGGCTTGCCGAGCTGGTGATCGAATGTAAATTTTGGTGAGAGATTTGGGTCTTCGGTTAATGCCGTTGTGAACGGGATACTATATAGTCTAGTCGTGGTGAAGAAGGCTCTGGCGAAGGTTTAGTCTTCTTGAGTTTTAGACATCTAGAACGTGGGGAAGGTTTTGCCCTTGATTTGAGGTTAGGATATTACTAATTTCCCGATTGTACAGACGACACAGTTTCTTTTGCAATGATAGTTTGTTGAATATACTATTAGTACCTTGTGGTCGCGTGTAACTTGATAATGGTTGAAAAGTGCTATGGAGAAAGGTGAGCCAACATTTGTTCCTGAATGGTTGAAGGCATCCACTGGGAGCTCAGTGGGGGGTGTAAGCACCCCCCACCATCTCAACTCAAATTCCCAATCGGGTAAGTTATATTTCTGCTTCATTATGCCGTTCATTGTTGGTATTGGCAGCTACTCTTTTGCACATTGTCTGAATTTTATGTTTatcttcaaattcatatttctatttgtagtaattatattttttttgcgACACTTGTTTCTTCACAGATGACTCTCCTGTCATGCATTTGAGTAGAAATAGATCATCTCATTTGCAGTTCTCCGTTCCAAGTGTTATTGATTATGATGCCCCCCGTCCTTCCTCATTTGTGGAGAAAAGTTCTACCTCTCATTTTCGTCGGAGTTCTAGTAGTAATGGTAGTTTGATGCATGACAAGGACACTCCATCATATTCACGCACATACAATAGCTTTGGACGGAATCATAGAGGTTACGCTTATGAGCTTGATAAGGATATTGCACGATTTGATCGGAGTAAGGACCGAGAAAGAGACTGGGAGAAAGATAGAACAACTTTGGGTGATCTTAGGGACAGGGACCGTGATTATGTTGATCCTCTAACCAATAATGTAGTGGGCAGTAGGCTTGAGAAAGAGACCTTGTGTTGGTCACAATCCACAATTTCTGGGAAAAAGGGTGAGAGGAGCGACAGTAAGGTTAAAAGGCCAGGGAATGATTTGGGAGGTACAAATAATGGCTTGGTTAACAGTGGAGGTCTTGTCAGCAGCATGTACAAGGCAACATTTGAAAGGGATTTCCCTTCTCTAGGTTCTGATGACAAGCATGGACGATTGGGCACAGGAGCTCCTGATATATGTAGGGTTCCCTCTCCTGGACTCACCACAGTTGCTCAAGGATTGCCATTAGGAAGTGCATCGGTTATTGGTGGTGATGGCTGGACATCTGCTTTGGTTGAAGTTCCAGTTATAATTGGAAGCAACAGTTCCTTGATTCCATCTGCTCAGCAGACTTCTTCTGTAAATGCAGCTTCTGTGCCGCCAAACACACATACTGGTCTTAATATGGCTGAAACATTAGCTCAAGCTCCTGCACGTGCTCGGTCTACTCCACAGGTAGTATTCCGATGTATTTTGATTTCGATACTGCCTGCAAGAGTCTTCTGTTTTCTGATTCTTTCCCTCCTGTATGCAGCTATCTATTGAGACCCAGAAGCTTGAAGAATTGGCTATCAAGCAGTCAAGACAATTGATACCTGTGATACCTTCAATGTCTGCAAAGCTGGTAAGCACATTgtattgtcctttttctttagCAGATCCAACCAACTGATAATTGAAATGTTAGTTGCTAACTGAATCTCCTTGGGAACATAGTGTTATGATTTTCATGCTTGGGAGATTTAAACCCAAATGTATGACTAAGTTCAGCTTAGTTTTTAAACCCCTGGGGGTGCAAGTGCAGTTAACTGGTAATGATAAAATACTTTAATATGTTCTATGTCCCACCATATTGCTCTTGATTATCAGGTAGACTTACTTTATGCATGAACTTCCAAGTCTTCCCTAATGCATGCCTGTATGAGTATGCACAGTGTTATGGGTGTCTAATTGATCTCTATAACACGTATCTGGAAAAAATGTTCCTTGTATACACTTCTTCATTACTTCactactctttttttttttggtttctgatcTTTCCACTCCTTTTTTATGTTATCTCAGTTGATCTAAACTGCTTGACTTTTGGAAGcttttgtttcccttttttgtgttttgggGCATGAGGAGAGGAATTGAAGTCTAGTGGATGTGAACCTTGGTGTCTCAATGTGCAAAGATGCTATGAGATTTAAGCTAGTGTTTGTGGAGGCCATGAAGCCACtgtatatacataaatatgtttTTGTCTTGTGCAAGTTTTTTAGTTGGtaaaaaagattacatgtttttttttgcatgatCATGGGCATATTTATGcatccttcttcttttccttcacattTCTAATTACCATTAATTTTCCATTGCCTTTAAACTCTAGGATGTTTCTATTTAAATTCTGTTATATGCCTTTCAGTAAAATCAAGCTTGGTGATCTCTGCAATTTACAAATGCATTTGCTTGTTCGTGTGTAGCCTCCAATGGAAGCTTTCTTGGGTACACTTTTAGATGTAGAATTCTTTGATGAGATGGGAAAAGAACTCCTTGATTAATGTAGGGTAATGTCGTGAACATAGTTGCTGCAATGATTGACATGCCAGTACTCTCACTGAAGGATTAGGCTAAGAGCCTTGGATATGATGCTTCTTTTGTAGGTCGAGGTGCCTGGCTATGATGTTTCTTTCTACCTTTTAGGAAACTTGTCAAATGCTAGTTTATGTGAAAATAAAGTACGTGGTGATATGCCAAGGATTTAATGAACTAATGTAAACTTGTAAAGTCTGTTCTGCAAGTGCGCATACCACTCACCACAAGTATGGATGTGCCAATAAGAAAGGAAGTGCAAGAGACAGTGTCCTAGCCACTTTTAAATCATGCAAAGAATTTAATAAGGTTAATCAAGCATTGCAGCCAGTTTCTGTGATATGGGAGAATggatgctccagaatcaaacaaaacatgagcTAGGAATGACTGGACTAGAAGTGTACCTTCCATCAGGTTGTGGCTGTGTAAATCCTCAACCGTGGTTGCATATAAataatacatgttttttatataaataccCTTGCCTGACGCGACATAAATGAGATGTGTGCCAATAAGAAAGGAATTGCAAGATACCATGTCTCATATGTCAATTCATCAAATGTTTGAACAAGTTCTATTTGTGGAGCAAATGAGCTatttttgtgaaatatttaaaattgttcCGTCTGCTAGCTTTTCATGTTTCGCAATTGTTTGCCAATGCAGCAGGAGAAAAGAGATTGTGATCAGAATTAGTTtgtttttagaaataaaatatttcagttttattattatattatataatgtTCCTTCATGGTATCtaaatttttctgtttcttttgccTTGTGTACTCTTGTTGCATTAGatggttttcttgttttgtgttattttttatttttaaggtttgagaacctttttttttcctggttttcctttttcttttttgaatttgattccTTGAAGTTTGAtgtgaaaatcatttttttggagtCTTCGGACTAAGGCACAGATCCATGGGATATGCAGCTTAGAGGTCTATAATAAAGAGATGCCTTGGGATCCCACTTTTATGAATGATGGTTAATAGCCTTCAAGCCCGTCTTGAGTGAGCAACtgtctttttcctattttgtgATGATTTTCATCTGGGACTCATACAATTGTTCACAATTGGCAACATGGCCTTGGAAGAATGCAATTGAGTAGTTTATTTGATGGAGCTtggaggagaaaggaaaagaggggAGGAAAAGATATAATCCCTGGTGTTATATGGaaactattttatatttatatatgtgcGACTCTAACACTATAGGGTTCATTTGCTGTCTGGTGGCATGTCACCTCTCTTTTAGTTTTACATGCATAGATGTGCGTGCCTATCTGTATACACATACCAAAACAGGCAGAGTGAAGTGGTGAATCGATCAATGCTTAAGAAGCTGGATAAATGACCAATTGACCATGATTATATGATACAAATGGAAACATGAAAGAGCAATATctgtttgattttgattttccaaACTCAGTGTAGCTGTccagcaaaaaaagaaagaaaaacatgggaACATGGTTAGGCTGaaacacaaaaatgaaacaagaagtATTAGACAAATGTATAAAGCTGTAGACATTTTCtattttaagtttgaaatataaataaaattgaacTTTTGAACATAGCGCCCCATCTTAAGATCTTTTCCATCTATATAAGTGCAATTCAGAGATAAATAAAACGATGTAAAATTATTGCACTTTGTCTATCCTATAACATTCCGTTGAGAATGAATCAAAGGAActgcaattttttaattaaatcaataatgaaaatattaaatattcTGTGACAACTGATTTCTGGAGGctgaatatatttcttcataATGAGAAGCACCTGTTTTTCATGCATGGTAAATAGTCATAATAACATGTCCTGGTGTATGGGCAACAGGTTAATGGTTCATGCTATTTGAAACTCACCtgtctgacttttttttttctagcaaTGTAGTTACGTATAATTTGTTCTCTTGTTACTGCTTATGTTACTGCCAGTGATATGGCAAAGAACGTGTTCATTTGAAGTATCTTCAAGACTTTAAGCTTGCTCCCAATGGTTCTGTTATTCctatctaggcaagaaaagctGTAGTCTGCAGGGTGGGGATGTCACTGTTTCCTTTCATGCaagcatgatattttttttttatttaatgggATAACTAAAACGGCAGAGGCTCCTCTTTCTAGGTGGTGCCACCTAATTCCTGCCTAGGCATTAGTTTCTGCTAGGCCTTAGGGGTTTCCCCACCTAGGCCCATACGGGTGCTGTTGCTTACAATATGTAGGTTCTCTAGAAGTGTCTACCAGTAATACTTTTTGGAGTTTATAGATCTTTTGGTGTTCTCAAACCTTTTTCTAGCTTACCTgataaaatgatattttgcaTTTCCACTTACAACCAAGTGGATTACCTACCTATTGGCCAAGTATGGCATTATATTCTGAAATTCTAGCCTCTTACAAAAGGTATGAAAAAGATGCCAGTAGTGTCTCCAAATTGTACCATCTTAAAAATGGCATTGCTAACTTGATATTTTTAGTCCCAAAACTGCCTAGGCATACTTTTTCTGATCCAAGGAATGGGATATAGTGGTATCTTCACTTTGAGTGGCTGACGTGGAAAAAATGCCCGTGGTCTTATAATAAGTATATATGAAGTTATTTCTCTTTGCAATTACAATAGGCTCTATTTAGGAGAAGGTATTTGCATGGACGTAAATGGAGTTGAAAGAAATTTAGTACTGGATTCCAAGGACAATGATTTTCAGGACTTGTAGTTACCTCCCTCCCTGTTGGAGTTAATGGTTCCTACACGGATTCAATCTTATGAGTTATAACTCGTCAAGCTTCCTTATTTCATTTGAAGAACAATTTAATGTAGCGGGGAATTTGGTCTAACAATAAACATAAGACATTTTAGGAACAGATTTTTTTGCATCAAAATCCAGATTGAAATCTACAATGAGTTCCAATAAAGAAGTTGCATGCTTACTATTAATGAGGGAAAATATCACAAAGAAgtaagcagaaaagaaaaataaactacTAAAGAACATTAGAAGGCTTAAGATGTTTGaggtcacacacacacacacacacacacacacacacacacgcagatatggagagagagggagagtttcAGTTGCTAGACTGTTTCCAAAACAAGTAGATGTAATTGCCTCCTTCCTGTGAACGAATCGAATGGAAGGAAATGTGGGAATTAGAGGGCCTTATTTCCCGTCCAGAATAATCTGTTCCACCTAGTTCCTTTTTCCAACTGCTTGCTTCAACTACATGAGGGTGTCCATCAAGGCCAACTGCTTCCGATGCTCTTCCTGGTTCCAACTTCTGTGGCTTCATGGTACCGGTGCAGCGTAAGTTGAGATACAGCGGCCAAATTCTCACCTAGCCTAATGAGTTTTGTCTCAAGTTGGGgctgtttgaaatttgaatttactGATGCAGTGTAATGTGATCTAATTAGTTGAAAGCCTCTTTCCAATTCATTTAatctgtttgttgttttttgtttaaacatTTTTGGATAAATTCACATTAAATTTCTTTGCATCTGTGCATCATGGGCAGGCACTTGGCTCCTCAGATAAAGCAAAACCAAAGACAGTGCGACCTGGATCTCTGCTTGTTAACTCCGTACGTGGACCTGTAAGACCTGATTCTCCCAAGTCATCTCAAGGTGGGAAGCTGCTGGTTCTCAAGCCCAACCGTGAAGTGAATGGAATATCTCCTACTTTGAAAGATAGTTTGGCATCTTCAACCAAAGTTCCACTTAACTCTGCCAGTATCTCACCATCAGCTGGATCTGGTTCTAATAACTCAAAATACACAAAGCCTGTGGCAGATCGTAAATCACCAGTTCTGTCAGCAGGGCAGatatttgatgagaaaagaTCCTCTACTCAAGGCCAAAACAGGACTGAGTTCTTCAATTCTCTGAGAAGGAAGACCGCAAATGCAACAACTTCTTCAGTGCAGCCTAATCACGGTTTGCCCTCTAATGCAGATAAGTTGGAAGTGCAGGATGGTGAGGTTGTCTCTGTCGATCAGATGAAAGATATCCATGATGCAGATATTGAACCTGCCTTGCAGGACAATGGTGATGTGTGTGAAGAATCGATAAGCATTTTGGGTGATGAAAAGAAGGATGATGATTTACATGGAATTTCAGTTGccccagaagaagaagaggcagcTTTCTTGAGGTCCCTTGGATGGGACGAGGGTGCTGGTGAGGAAGCATTGACAGAAGAGGAAATTAATTCCTTCTATGAGgtcatctctctccctctttctatcTCTTCTGCACGTGCATTTGTGGTTGATTCTATGTTTATGCATGTCTACCATCTACTGAAAACAGTTGGTTTTCTCCACAGCTAATGAAGCAAAGGCCATCTGCTTCATTCCATCAGAGAGTTCAGTATTTTAAGGATGGAACTTCTGAGCCTAATGCAATCAGTAGCGCTGGGAGTACTTCTGGACTGAGCTCATCTGATTCTGAGACTGATGGTTGACTAGTTTTGTAGGTTTTTCTGCATCAAAGGTTTCTATTATAGTTTTCAGGATTCATCTGAAATTGAGGTCTCAGAGATAGATTGCAGTTGAGGAGCGTACTCCGTAAAGATCAACAAATATATGTTACACATGAGTTCCTGGAAATGGAGGTGTAATAAATTGCTTGCACCGGGTCTTTCTGTTTGGCCTTTCACTTCTTCTAGTGGTTCTTCTCTGAAGTGTGGTGTAATGCTCCAAAGCTTTTTGTAAGGTTGGGGTGGTTTTTGTCATTTACCAGTCTCGGAACATCAACCTTGGCATATCTGACAACTGTCTTTGTGTCGTCTGGAAAATTTGAATGGCTGCTCTCGATGCTATTTTTttgagaagaggaaaaaagaggtGAATGTGGAAATATTGAGCTTGTCTAATTCTTCTCCCTTTGTTACacgagtttttcttttttctgtttctgttgcAATGAGTGGAGCGACCAACACCGGATACTCGGGGATCATTTCACGGTTCCATCTTCCAGCACATCACGGGTGTAAGACCTTCAGTTACATTATTTTGGTCCCCCTAggcctttttcattctttagcTGCGCAATGTGGCAAAAGCATCCTGCCAACGTGATGCTTTTCGACTCGCAACATCCTCCATGATCTCCAATTCGATCACCAAAGCCCTGTAAGTTGATAAATGGGGTATACAAAGACTTGTAAGAACAAACCTTTCATCCTTCACCTGAGTGAGGTTCTGATTGAGTGGTATGGTTGAGGTTGGTGTGTGATCTTTGGGTTCATTAGTGCATGAATGATTATATCTATTACATAATCGCTTAAAATCTCCGCTCATTTGGCTCGAGGGGTTTGAGTTCAGACTTTGTGCCTGAGTTGACTAACCTGCCTCAGAATTAGAGAAGTTTTCATCACGGGATCAACTTTTAGTTCTAATTTCAAACGCAGGCTTCACCTTTCTACTTTGCCTGATATGAGCTTGAACTTTACTGACAACCGCTACATGTGGGTTTGGCAATGGTTAAAGGATGAGTTGGGTGCGAAAATGATAAATCTGTATAAATCTGTCCTTTTCCCTCATTAAAGGGaaaatctattttatttttagcttAATCTAGCTTGATTCTTCCCTCACTCCTTGGTAAAGCCGTAGCTGGCCGTACATCTTGACGTTGGGGAAGACGTTGAGGTTTTCCGTCAAGTGCATCACTACTATAAGCTGCTAATCATtgttcaaataataaaaaaatgaatgtcgTAACACATAAAATATCAGGGATGAATTCGCTAATTGCAACAAGGAGAGAAGAGATACATTAATTGCCTCTAACTCAAGGACGATTTTGATTAAATCATGAACAAAAAACCACTTAAATATGAATAAACAGCATATCTGTATCTAGTTGTTCAAATTGAAATCTACGACTTATCCTGCCTTTTAGAGTTGTTACTAGTTAATAAAGTTTAGACTATACAAATTCGCCAGTTAACCTCTCTTCTTGATTTACTCAGCATGGtatctttgtgtgtgtgtgtgtggggggggggggggggggtgggagagagagagagagagagagagagagagaggccacgAACAAGCATTCAAGGCTCTTAAAAAACCAATGGCCTACAATTTCTTAATATGactttagaaaatgtgttgTTCATTGAAGAATGATCTAAGAGTTCGTTTTTAACAAAAGGACAATCTTGAGTACATGTAAAAGATACCAGAACAACATAGATCCAGTTCATATTCCTACATAAACTTTAACTTCGCTTCCAAACATTGCATCCTGCATTGAAGTGCTGCATTAATGTGCCATAAAGGGGACACCAGGACACATTTTCAATCATTTCTATGTATGGGAcgtttcatttttgtttttctattattCTGACAGAAAATATGCATTAACATCATAATGATCGTGATCTTCCAAAGGGGTTCGACGCGCTATCTAATGCCTATGCTTATGTAAATTCCAAAACATAAATGCCCTGGCCGCGGTAATGGCCAATAGAAATTGTCTCAAAACTCTGAAGTTAGCCGAATGAAGAAAACTAGGATAATGTGATCTTCACGATGAAACGAAACTCCCATTAATCAGCATATAATGCACAACAATCCACATTTAGCTTCAACTCAATTTGTCCTTTTCTCTTGAACTCATCATGGTTGCAGTTTATGCTGGCTTGAGTATCCGTTGTACCAAGATCTTTGTGGCTCTTCACTTGCTTCAAGACTCATTTCTGCAAGTAAGTGACCAATAAGTTCCCATTCATTTATAGTTCAATAACAAAATATTGCTCGACTAAGtcccatgcatgcatgcattccTGGATGCTGTTTCTTGGTGGACATGCACCAGAGTAATCGCACAAGTACTAGTCTCTGACTTTTTGATCCTCACCCGGATGCCATGGACAATATCTGGGGTAAACGCATAAGTTTTTCACTGGAGGTGAAAAATGAAGACTTGCAAGCCATTCCGTCTTCCCCAGCTTCTCCTTGTCAGAGCACCAGATACATATCATGCGCAAGATCCAGATTTATCTAACCAAAGGAATACCATCAGAGATAGCATTGGATATCAGAAGTGGTTGGCGCAATATAAGAATAAGGAAAGCATTAAAGATGAAAGTAATGATCTTGGAGGAAATACTCTTAATGATAATCTCGGAGGCCTAGATTATCTTGCCTTATCTTGTACACAAATTGATTGTGATAACAGGAAAGTATCCTCTCCAATTCCACACAagccaagtcaagcttgagctcgactccaCTCAGCAACTCCAGCTTGAACTTGACTAAGATGAGAGTCGAGCATAGAACATAATTGAGTTCGATGATACAACGTCCAGTTTGAATTCGactcttttaactcatttatgatAAGCAtgtcttatttttttaactcatcCAACTTtattaactcgtttagttgctgcttgtttaattattttctcattataattcaacattcattacctagtcgagccgagtcgagttcttacaactcgaactctaCTCagtttaacatttcgagcataGATTTTGAGC encodes the following:
- the LOC116262305 gene encoding uncharacterized protein LOC116262305, which codes for MEKGEPTFVPEWLKASTGSSVGGVSTPHHLNSNSQSDDSPVMHLSRNRSSHLQFSVPSVIDYDAPRPSSFVEKSSTSHFRRSSSSNGSLMHDKDTPSYSRTYNSFGRNHRGYAYELDKDIARFDRSKDRERDWEKDRTTLGDLRDRDRDYVDPLTNNVVGSRLEKETLCWSQSTISGKKGERSDSKVKRPGNDLGGTNNGLVNSGGLVSSMYKATFERDFPSLGSDDKHGRLGTGAPDICRVPSPGLTTVAQGLPLGSASVIGGDGWTSALVEVPVIIGSNSSLIPSAQQTSSVNAASVPPNTHTGLNMAETLAQAPARARSTPQLSIETQKLEELAIKQSRQLIPVIPSMSAKLALGSSDKAKPKTVRPGSLLVNSVRGPVRPDSPKSSQGGKLLVLKPNREVNGISPTLKDSLASSTKVPLNSASISPSAGSGSNNSKYTKPVADRKSPVLSAGQIFDEKRSSTQGQNRTEFFNSLRRKTANATTSSVQPNHGLPSNADKLEVQDGEVVSVDQMKDIHDADIEPALQDNGDVCEESISILGDEKKDDDLHGISVAPEEEEAAFLRSLGWDEGAGEEALTEEEINSFYELMKQRPSASFHQRVQYFKDGTSEPNAISSAGSTSGLSSSDSETDG